GGGATCTTCGCCCACGGGTTCACGCTCGGCAAGGACTCCCCGGCCGCCGCACGGATCTGCAAGGGCCTCGCCGAGGAGGGCATCGGGATGCTCCGCTTCGACAACCTCGGCCTGGGCGGTTCCGAGGGCGACTGGGGCGACGGGTCGTTCACGCACAAGGTCGACGACACCGTCCTGGCGGCCGCGTTCATGGCCGGACGAGGAACCCCCGTGGCGCTGCTCGTGGGCCACTCCTTCGGCGGCGCAGCGGTCCTCGCGGCCGCCGGCCGGGTCCCCGACCTCCAGGCCGTCGTGAGCGTCGGCGCCCCCAGCGAACCCCGGCACGTCGAGCACAACTACGACGCCCTCGTCGACCGCGTCCTGGCCGACGGCCACGCCGAGTGGCTCGTCGGCGGCCGCGCGCTCACCCTCAAACGCGCCTTCGTCGAGGACGTCCGCGCCGCCGACCTCAAGCAGCACGTCCACCGGCTCACGGTGCCGCTGCTCGTCATGCACTCCCCCACCGACTCCACCGTCAGCGTCGAGAACGCCAGCGCCATCTTCAAGGCGGCCCCGCACCCGCGCAGCTTCGTCTCCCTCGAGGGGTCCGACCACCTCCTCACCGCGCGGGGTCAGGCCCGCCGGGCGGCCCGCATCATCAGCGCCTGGGCCGACCAGTACCTCACGGCCCTGGAGGCCTGAGCCCGAAGCGGACGCCGACGTCGTCCACGAGGACGTCGAGGGAACGGCCACCGTCGACGGTCAGCACCGCCGTCGGTGCGAGCTGCGCCAGCTGCCGCGCGAGGACCTCGGTGAAGAGCGCGTCACGGGCGAGCAGGTTCTCCAGGGCCCGTGGCGGGTCGCTCGTCCGCCCCGCCACGTCCCCCTCCCCACCCCGCTCACCGAACGCCCGGCGCCGGAACCCCGGCGTCGGCAGCAACCACACCGCCCGCTCCTGCACCCCACCCACGAGCGGGAGCACGAGCCGCGGCAGCAGCCGGAACCCCTCCACCACGACGACCCGGCCGCCCGGGCGGGCCAGCAGGTCCTCCACGACGAGCTCGAAGCCCTCCTCGGCGAACCAGTGGAAGGTCTCCAGCATCTCCACCGGGTCGCGCAGCACCCACCGCTCGTCCATCGACATCGCCAGGAAACGGTGCAGCAGCGGGGCCCGACCCGGGCCGAGCCGCCGCGCGTGGTCGACCATCGCGGCGTCGGTGTCCAGGACGTCGACCCCGAAGCGCCGGACCAGCTCCCGCGCCACCGACGACTTCCCCGCCCCCGAACCGCCGCCGAGCCAGCGCACGTGCCCCAGACGCCCCGCCTCCACCCGCGCACGGTAGCCCTGCCGCACGCAGTACCGCCCGACGGCGGAGTTCCACGGACGACGACCGCACCCCCACCCCGCGCGCTCCTGGCGCGGCGCGCGCCGTCTCACTGCGTCGATGTCGGCGAGCGTGAAGTCCAGACCGGCCTCCTGGGCCGCCGCCAGGACGTGCAGCACGGTGTCGGTGGAACCGTCCATCGCGACGTCGTGGGCCATCGCGTTCGAGAACGCGAGCTCGACGACCAGCGATCCCCCACGCGGGAACGGGTCCCGCCGCGCGACGCGCGTCGCCGGCGTGGACCCGTTCCCCGGCAGCGAGTGGCCGAGGGCCTCGGTGAGGCGGTTCACCGCGTTCGCGGTGAACATCCCCGAACGGGAACCGCACGTCGGGCAGGCCGACCGCTCCACCGCGTCGAGCCCGGTCTCGTTCACCTGCTCAGACGTCGGCGATGAGTTCCCGGCGCGGCGGGGAGCAGAGCATCCCCGGGTGGCCCGGGGCGACCCCGTCGTCGACGGCGACGGTGTTGAACTCCTTCGACACCCCGCCGGTCTCCGCGATCGCACCGGCCACGAGGTCACCCACGTCTTCGAGGTGGACGTGCCCCGGGGTGAACTGCCTGCAGGAGTCGGCGGCCGCGACGATCGGCTTCCCGAAGTCGCCGTCGGTCACGCTGGTGCACTCGGGTCGGGATCTGGTGCGGAACGAAGTCCAGGGTCGTCGTTTTGGCTGGGGCTGGCTGTCACCGTAAATTGCATTACATTGGCTCTGGTAACTGATGTTCCATTGTCTTACCATGGTGGTGTGAGCGCGAAGCCGGTAGCCGAGGTGCCCGACGAACTGGTGGCCGCGCTGCTGCCGCCCCTGCCGCCTCCCCCCGTGCTGGACGTCGAGACCCTCCTGGTGTGGTTCGCGTCCCTGGACCCGGTCCGGCTGGGCTTGCGCGCCCCGGCGACGTGGCGGGCGTACGCCGTCGACGTCACGCACTTCGGGGAGTGGTGCAGTGCGCAGGGGCTGGACCCCCTGCCCGCGGCACCCGAGACCGTCGCCGACTACCTCACGGCTCACGTCGAGTCGCTGTCGATCGCCACGTTGCAGCGCCGGCTGGCCGCGGTGTCGGTCGCGCACGGCCTCATCGGGGTCCCCTCCCCCACCGACACCGAGCACGTCAGCCTCGTCTGGCGCGGACTGCGCCGCCTGCACGCGCCGGGGCGACGTCGGCACCGCGTGGACGCGTTGGAGACGCGCGGGCTCGTCGACCTCGTCGCGCCGCTGGAGGACACGGTGATGGACCACCGGGACCGGGCGCTGCTCGTGCTGGGTTTCGCCGGGGCGCTGCGACGTTCCGAGCTCAGCGCCCTCGACGTCACCGACGTCGTGCCTGAACCCGAACGCCTCCTCGTCACCGTCCGCGCCATCGGCTCCCGCGACGAACGCGTCGTGGAGCTGCCCCGGGGGCAACGGGCGGAGACGTGCCCGGTGCGGTCGTGGCGCAAGTGGACGGAGGTCGCCCGGCTCACCGAGGGCCCCGCTTTCCGCCGCATGACCAAGGGCGGCCACTCCCTGCGCCCCGAACGGCTCGGCGACCGGGGGGTCGCCGAGGTCGTCAAGCGCCGCACGCTCGACGCCGGGCTCGACCCGAGCCTGTTCTCCGGGCACAGCCTGCGCGCCGGGTTCGTCACGGCGGCCACCCGGGCCGGGGTGCCGGGGGTCTCCATCGCCCGGCAGACCGGCCACCGGTCAGCAGCCGCGCTCGCCGCCTGCGTCCGCGAGGACAGGCCCTTCCCCGGGAACCCGGCCGCCCACGTGGGTCTGTGATCGGGTCCGGTGGACGCGGTCCTGACCCCACCGCGGGCGGCGGGGAGCCAGGACCGCGGGCATCACCCGAACAGGGCTTGGCCGAGGTACTCCCCTCGACGGCAGCCCCCCGGGACCGCGAAGACCGCCGACCCGATCGGGGTCGTCCACCGGTTCAACAGGTCCAGCTCGTCCAACCGCTGCTGGACGGGGACGAACTGGTGCGCCGGGTCGGCCTGGAAGGCGATGAACACCAGTCCTGAGTCGCTGAGCCGCCCCGGCGGGGGTGGGACGTCGTAGTTGTACGCCCGCCGCAAGAACGCCTGGGTGGCGTCGTCGGTGCGGGCGCGGCGGATGTGGGCGAAGGTGTCGATGACCGGCAGCCCCAGCTCGTCCTCCGCCTCCAGGTCCGGCTCGTCGTGCTCCCGGACCCCGGTCAGCGGGGCACCGTCGTACAGGCGGCGCCCGACCGCGGCTTCGCGGCCGGCACGGTCCAGTTCGTCCCAGGTGTCGAGGTCGATCGCGATGCGGCGCACGACCATGGACGTTCCCCCGGCCAGCCAGCGGGCCCCGTCGGCTGCCTCGGCCTCGCCGGCGCCGCCGGTGGTGGGGCCGATCCAGACCAGGGCCCGCCCAGCCGGGGTGGTGTGGTCGACGTTGCGGGTGCCGTCGACCTGGCCCATGAGGTTGCGCATCGTCGTCCCGGTCGGGGTGGACCCGACGCTGCGGCGAAAACCGTGCTGGACCCACCGCACGGTGGTGAAGGTCCGCGCCTCC
This genomic window from Kineococcus mangrovi contains:
- a CDS encoding alpha/beta hydrolase family protein, with the translated sequence MADEVSFRSSTGHRLAGLLDVPTGPVRGWGIFAHGFTLGKDSPAAARICKGLAEEGIGMLRFDNLGLGGSEGDWGDGSFTHKVDDTVLAAAFMAGRGTPVALLVGHSFGGAAVLAAAGRVPDLQAVVSVGAPSEPRHVEHNYDALVDRVLADGHAEWLVGGRALTLKRAFVEDVRAADLKQHVHRLTVPLLVMHSPTDSTVSVENASAIFKAAPHPRSFVSLEGSDHLLTARGQARRAARIISAWADQYLTALEA
- a CDS encoding site-specific integrase, giving the protein MSAKPVAEVPDELVAALLPPLPPPPVLDVETLLVWFASLDPVRLGLRAPATWRAYAVDVTHFGEWCSAQGLDPLPAAPETVADYLTAHVESLSIATLQRRLAAVSVAHGLIGVPSPTDTEHVSLVWRGLRRLHAPGRRRHRVDALETRGLVDLVAPLEDTVMDHRDRALLVLGFAGALRRSELSALDVTDVVPEPERLLVTVRAIGSRDERVVELPRGQRAETCPVRSWRKWTEVARLTEGPAFRRMTKGGHSLRPERLGDRGVAEVVKRRTLDAGLDPSLFSGHSLRAGFVTAATRAGVPGVSIARQTGHRSAAALAACVREDRPFPGNPAAHVGL
- a CDS encoding Dyp-type peroxidase — its product is MFASGAAALGGVGAGALGARAASARDGGTGAAGTSGASGEQDEVGRSQVPFHGEHQAGITTAPQAFATLVAFDLLPGVDRDGLIRLMRVWTDDIARLTSGLAGLADTEPELATVPAHLTVTVGYGPAVFTAAGLEAARPSWLGPLPPFGIDRLQASWSEGDLVLQVCAEDQVSVAHAVRLLTKEARTFTTVRWVQHGFRRSVGSTPTGTTMRNLMGQVDGTRNVDHTTPAGRALVWIGPTTGGAGEAEAADGARWLAGGTSMVVRRIAIDLDTWDELDRAGREAAVGRRLYDGAPLTGVREHDEPDLEAEDELGLPVIDTFAHIRRARTDDATQAFLRRAYNYDVPPPPGRLSDSGLVFIAFQADPAHQFVPVQQRLDELDLLNRWTTPIGSAVFAVPGGCRRGEYLGQALFG